The nucleotide window AGGGAAATAGCTGAAGTCAATGACATAAGTTTTGTCGCCCTCGAAGTAAGCCATTTGTACTCCGCTTTTTACAAAGTAAAGGTCCCGTTGGATCTGTCCGGGCACAGTAATGAAATCTCCTTTTTTAAATGAGCGGAGTTGCAGATTTTCTGTCAGCAAATGATAATCTGCCAAACTGATATCGTGAAATTGTCTGAAGTAATGGTAACGTTCCATAAAATCTAATCATCCTCCCTGTAATCAAAAGTCTACTTCCCCTAAAAAGAGTTATTGATCTATAAAGCAGCTCCCTGGATCAACAATATTTTACTCACGGACGCATCTTTGAGATGTAAAAAGTGTTCTCGTTCCTTGTCCTGTTTAAATGCATCAAAATCCTTTTCTGTAGCGAAACTCACAAGGTGTATCTCATAAGGCATTTCCTGCTCACCGGCTATCAGTTGTTCTTGTGAAGGCCTCAGCCTTAACAGTAATTTACCATGATATTTTTCCAATAAGCCCAAGGCCAAATCTTCAAATTGATGGAACGTCTCTTCTTTCCCAGGATGTATGTAGATAAGCTGCGTTAAATAAATCATGGTACAAAGGAGATTCGTGAAATAAATGTTATGTCACAAAATACTGTTTTTATAAAAAGATCAGTATAAGGATAACGTATTTTTTCCACTCAGAATGGCATAACACTCCAATGATTCTATGAGGCACCGTTTTTTATACTGTTCTCAAACCTTACTGGTAGTCTTCCTGGCTCTTGTTTTTGCAGCTTTCTTAGCA belongs to Chitinophaga sp. HK235 and includes:
- a CDS encoding DUF1330 domain-containing protein; amino-acid sequence: MIYLTQLIYIHPGKEETFHQFEDLALGLLEKYHGKLLLRLRPSQEQLIAGEQEMPYEIHLVSFATEKDFDAFKQDKEREHFLHLKDASVSKILLIQGAAL